In the genome of Drosophila yakuba strain Tai18E2 chromosome 3R, Prin_Dyak_Tai18E2_2.1, whole genome shotgun sequence, one region contains:
- the LOC6538938 gene encoding mucin-5AC, which translates to MAHFCWLLKFGFLLLMLSGCRTRPAPFPSGRQSELIAGNEFLKLFLDHDDQQRSLHSGEQDFEGRAESASPSSPSSHHRSATGRSLDLSRNRYRNSLTSGNSQTEEPSDSKQVAKLVTSGSKIVFLEDAPSKVKGKSSDEVKVVAVSVSSSSKRGPSRSSASGVTGTGSDFVNRSHKSELSIEETEPRLAGDSMDSEVDSLNSASNIQSVLAAPLLAASSSHSFLKNQSQVTEEESGVGTAAGAGLPFQTVIYHDTKQGRGPQSRSISYSSISQNVDDLQTWQQSRSGILAEAQRNVSESLKHAHSSEPAKFYSVPSKMYSVPSKFYSEPARVYSEPAKMYGQPEKVYSEPSKVYGQPSKFYSEPAKVYSQPSKVYGEPAKTYWPQTLTTTAAPPLVSTTSSPSTSTSSTEKAPLAATTTSTFVPLRSRPRPAIVSRIAFGEAQSTSTTTTTSTSTVATPSSTAAAASGTAATLASRVTTVKPPRSSTSASIRPTTWQHHYHSYSHQQQQQPQPQPQSAHPTRRVLFNLDKLPYDLLNAPQPQPHPLEPILSKHSGPSHYHQQHQKQQHQQQQQQQQQHLQQHEPQQQQQQPSPCWEQQRQHSSPPHQHSNQNAKGLPNRDLVKCVSKFAHQHGAAASAVDPSPPSSSGSGGGYSYSSSSSSTSSSSTSSSSATSSAKQQAHLQHQQMQHFTTERPELYTPTSEQNYEIEESVSVMTNGRAHGPQGGAGGGGAGGGGVAGSGAVGQITTPASPVPQSSTTASPSRGINRGRGSVVYNANANDYSDGDDDGDAGGDGDGDGDSGSEGQGGGTEDEDKVAYVVEGRNYRKYRVEEKTDDGFIVGEYGVVDHNDGNLWGVRYTADSTINRSLIQKALLTFLKLK; encoded by the exons ATGGCACACTTTTGCTGGCTCCTTAAATTCGGTTTCTTGCTGCTG ATGTTGTCCGGCTGCCGGACGCGCCCAGCTCCCTTTCCAAGTGGCAGGCAGAGTGAGCTCATCGCGGGCAACGAGTTCCTCAAGCTGTTCCTTGACCATGATGACCAGCAACGAAGCTTGCACAGCGGCGAACAGGATTTCGAGGGCAGGGCAGAGTCAGCATCCCCATCATCCCCGTCATCCCACCACAGATCGGCCACCGGAAGAAGCCTGGATCTTAGCAGGAACCGCTACAGGAACTCCCTGACATCTGGAAACTCCCAGACCGAGGAGCCGTCCGACTCCAAGCAGGTGGCGAAGCTGGTGACCTCAGGCAGTAAAATAGTGTTCCTCGAAGATGCCCCCAGTAAGGTGAAAGGAAAGTCGAGTGACGAGGTCAAAGTGGTGGCCGTTAGTGTGAGCTCCTCCAGCAAGAGAGGTCCTTCGAGGAGCAGTGCCTCTGGTGTGACTGGAACGGGCTCGGACTTTGTGAACCGCTCGCATAAAAGTGAGCTTTCGATTGAGGAAACCGAGCCCAGATTGGCTGGCGATTCCATGGACAGCGAGGTGGATTCCCTGAACAGTGCCTCCAACATCCAGAGTGTACTGGCTGCCCCTTTACTGGCAGCTTCCTCCTCGCATTCCTTTTTGAAAAACCAAAGCCAGGTGACAGAAGAGGAAAGCGGTGTGGGAACCGCAGCTGGGGCAGGTTTACCCTTTCAAACGGTGATATACCATGACACCAAACAGGGAAGAGGACCTCAGTCCAGGTCCATATCCTACAGTTCCATCTCCCAGAACGTGGATGATTTGCAAACCTGGCAGCAGTCCAGAAGTGGCATTTTGGCAGAGGCCCAGCGAAATGTAAGTGAGAGCCTGAAGCATGCCCACTCGTCAGAGCCAGCCAAGTTCTACTCAGTACCATCGAAAATGTACAGTGTGCCCAGTAAGTTCTACTCCGAGCCAGCTAGGGTGTACTCAGAGCCCGCCAAGATGTACGGACAGCCGGAGAAGGTGTACTCAGAGCCCTCGAAAGTCTACGGACAGCCCTCGAAGTTTTACTCGGAGCCAGCGAAAGTGTACTCGCAACCCTCGAAAGTGTATGGCGAACCAGCGAAAACCTACTGGCCACAAACACTGACCACAACGGCAGCACCACCGCTGGTTAGCACCACCTCCTCCCCATCAAcctccaccagcagcaccgAGAAAGCACCACTggcagccaccaccaccagcaccttTGTGCCCCTGCGATCCAGACCACGACCTGCGATTGTCTCGCGCATCGCTTTTGGCGAGGCCCAGAGCAcaagcaccaccaccaccaccagcaccagcacagTAGCCACGCCGAGCAgcacggcagcagcagccagtgGAACGGCAGCAACGCTGGCCAGCAGGGTCACCACAGTGAAGCCTCCCAGAAGCAGCACTTCCGCCAGCATCAGGCCAACCACTTGGCAGCACCACTATCACAGCTacagccaccagcagcagcagcagccacagccacaacCGCAGTCGGCGCATCCAACGCGCCGAGTACTCTTCAACTTGGATAAATTGCCTTATGATTTATTGAATGCaccgcagccgcagccgcatCCACTGGAGCCAATTTTATCGAAGCACTCAGGTCCGAGTCACTACCACCAGCAACAtcagaagcagcagcatcagcagcagcaacagcagcagcagcagcatctgcagcaacACGaaccgcaacagcaacagcaacagccaaGTCCATGCTGGGAGCAACAGCGTCAGCATTCATCACCGCCGCATCAACATTCTAATCAAAATGCCAAAGGATTGCCCAACAGAG ATCTAGTCAAGTGTGTTTCCAAATTTGCACACCAACATGGAGCAGCGGCGTCCGCGGTGGACCCATCGCCGCCATCATCTTCGGGGTCAGGCGGTGGCTATTCGTACAGCTCCAGCTCGTCCTCCACGTCCTCCTCGTCCACCTCATCCAGCTCGGCCACCTCGTCCGCGAAGCAGCAGGCACATCTGCAGCACCAGCAGATGCAGCACTTCACCACCGAGCGCCCCGAGCTCTACACTCCGACCTCAGAGCAGAATTACGAAATTGAGGAGTCCGTTAGTGTTATGACAAACGGACGAGCCCACGGACCGCAGGGCGGtgcaggtggtggtggtgctggtggtggtggtgtggcAGGGAGTGGGGCAGTGGGGCAAATCACAACGCCAGCCAGTCCAGTGCCCCAATCGAGCACCACCGCCAGCCCAAGTCGTGGCATCAACAGAGGACGTGGCTCGGTGGTTtacaatgcaaatgccaacGATTATTcggatggcgatgatgatggcgatgctggcggggatggggatggggatggggactCGGGATCAGAGGGCCAGGGAGGAGGCACCGAAGACGAAGACAAAGTGGCCTACGTGGTCGAGGGACGCAACTACCGAAAGTATCGGGTGGAGGAGAAGACCGACGACGGCTTCATCGTCGGCGAGTACGGAGTGGTGGACCACAACGATGGAAACCTGTGGGGAGTGCGTTACACCGCCGACTCCACCATCAATCGCAGTCTGATACAGAAGGCGTTGCTCACGTTTCTGAAGCTCAAGTAG
- the LOC6538940 gene encoding protein tailless — translation MQSSEGSPDMMDQKYNSVRLSPAASSRILYHVPCKVCRDHSSGKHYGIYACDGCAGFFKRSIRRSRQYVCKSQKQGLCVVDKTHRNQCRACRLRKCFEVGMNKDAVQHERGPRNSTLRRHMAMYKDAMMGAGEMPQIPAEILMNTAALTGFPGVPMPMPGLPQRAGHHPGHMAAFQPPPSAAAVLDLSVPRVPHHPVHQGHHGFFSPTAAYMNALATRALPPTPPLMAAEHIKETAAEHLFKNVNWIKSVRAFTELPMPDQLLLLEESWKEFFILAMAQYLMPMNFAQLLFVYESENANREIMGMVTREVHAFQEVLNQLCHLNIDSTEYECLRAISLFRKSPPSASSTEDLANSSILTGSGSPNSSASAESKGLLESGKVAAMHNDARSALHNYIQRTHPTQPMRFQTLLGVVQMMHKVSSFTIEELFFRKTIGDITIVRLISDMYSQRKI, via the exons ATGCAGTCGTCGGAGGGTTCACCAGACATGATGGATCAGAAATACAACAGCGTGCGCCTTTCGCCAGCGGCATCAA GTCGCATTCTATACCACGTGCCCTGCAAAGTCTGCAGAGATCACAGCTCCGGCAAACACTACGGCATCTACGCCTGCGATGGCTGTGCCGGATTCTTCAAGCGGAGCATCCGCAGATCCCGGCAGTACGTGTGCAAGTCCCAGAAGCAGGGTCTCTGTGTGGTGGACAAGACGCACAGGAATCAGTGCCGGGCCTGCCGACTGAGGAAGTGCTTCGAGGTCGGCATGAACAAGGATGCAGTGCAGCACGAGCGGGGGCCCAGGAACTCCACTCTGCGTCGCCACATGGCCATGTACAAGGATGCCATGATGGGTGCCGGCGAGATGCCCCAAATACCCGCCGAAATCCTGATGAACACGGCTGCCCTGACCGGCTTCCCTGGAGTACCCATGCCCATGCCTGGCCTGCCCCAGCGGGCTGGTCATCATCCTGGTCACATGGCTGCCTTCCAGCCGCCACCATCGGCTGCCGCTGTCTTGGATTTGTCCGTGCCACGAGTGCCCCACCATCCGGTGCATCAGGGACACCACGGCTTCTTCTCGCCCACCGCCGCCTACATGAATGCCCTGGCCACTCGGGCCCTGCCCCCCACTCCTCCGCTGATGGCAGCGGAGCACATCAAGGAAACCGCGGCGGAACACCTCTTCAAGAACGTCAACTGGATCAAGAGCGTGAGGGCGTTCACCGAACTGCCCATGCCGGatcagctgctcctgctggagGAGTCGTGGAAGGAGTTCTTCATCCTGGCCATGGCCCAGTACCTCATGCCCATGAACTTCGCCCAGCTGCTCTTTGTCTACGAGTCCGAGAATGCCAACCGGGAGATCATGGGCATGGTGACCCGCGAGGTGCACGCCTTCCAGGAGGTGCTGAACCAACTGTGCCATCTCAACATCGACAGCACCGAGTACGAGTGCCTGAGGGCCATTTCCCTCTTCCGCAAGTCACCGCCGTCGGCCAGCTCTACTGAGGATTTGGCGAACAGCTCCATCCTGACCGGAAGCGGCAGCCCGAACTCCTCGGCCTCGGCTGAATCCAAGGGTCTTCTGGAGTCGGGTAAGGTGGCTGCGATGCACAACGATGCCCGGAGTGCGCTGCACAACTACATCCAGAGAACGCATCCCACGCAGCCCATGCGATTCCAGACGCTGTTGGGCGTGGTGCAGATGATGCACAAGGTCTCCAGCTTCACCATCGAGGAGCTGTTCTTCCGCAAGACCATCGGCGACATCACCATCGTGCGACTCATCTCCGACATGTACAGTCAGCGCAAGATCTGA